The proteins below are encoded in one region of Odocoileus virginianus isolate 20LAN1187 ecotype Illinois chromosome 18, Ovbor_1.2, whole genome shotgun sequence:
- the CD274 gene encoding programmed cell death 1 ligand 1 isoform X3 yields MRIYSVLTFMAYCCLLKAPYHKIYHTVSVDPVTSEHELMCQAEGYPEAEVIWTSSNHQVLSGKTSITSSQREEKLFNVTSTLRINTTADEIFYCTFRRLGHEENNTAELVIPEPYPDPAKKRNHLVILGAVFLFLHVTLAVIFCLKRNVRMMDVEKCGTQDMNSKQQNGILSLWFGFIRPEVCSGPGGYR; encoded by the exons CTCCATACCACAAAATCTACCACACAGTTTCTGTGGATCCAGTCACCTCTGAACATGAACTAATGTGTCAGGCTGAGGGTTACCCTGAAGCTGAAGTCATCTGGACAAGCAGCAATCACCAAGTCCTGAGTGGCAAAACCagcatcaccagttcccagagggAGGAAAAGCTTTTCAATGTGACCAGCACACTGAGAATCAACACAACAGCTGACGAAATTTTCTATTGCACTTTTCGGAgattaggtcatgaggaaaaTAACACAGCTGAGTTGGTCATCCCAG aaccATATCCAGATCCAGCAAAAAAGAGGAATCACTTGGTGATTCTGGGAGCTGTCTTCTTGTTCCTGCATGTAACGCTGGCAGTCATCTTCTGTCTGAAAAGAAATG TGAGAATGATGGATGTAGAAAAATGCGGCACCCAAGATATGAATTCAAAGCAACAAAATG GGATTCTCAGCCTGTGGTTTGGGTTTATCAGACCAGAGGTATGCAGTGGGCCAGGAGGCTACAGATGA